The genomic DNA GAAGTTCAGCCAAGGAGGAGCAGTGGGCAGGCGACATGGTGAGGGTGAGGTCATCTGTGGTTACTGTATTGTCCCTCCAGCACTGGTCACCAGTGACAATGGGAACAAAGCAGGGCCCTCCATTCCTGTCCTGCACCTGTGGGGTGTGGGCATTTGGGAAGGAGGATGGAGCTCCCCACCAAAGACAGTAGCAAAGTCAGGGAGTGCCAGGCTCAGCTCCTGGGGGAGTTTATGGGAGTTagaatcatatcatagaatcaccaggttggaaaagacccactggatcatcgagtccaaccattcccatccatcaataaaccatgcccctcagcacctcatccacctgtcctataaacatctccagggaaggtgaatcaaccccctccctgggcagcctctgccagtgcccaatgaccctttccatgaaaaactttttcctaatatccagcttaaacctcccctggtggagcttgaggccattcccacttgtcctgtcccctgtcccttgggagaagagcccagctccctcctctccacaacctcctttcaggtagttgtagagagcaatgaggtctcccctcagcctcctcttctccaggctaaacacccccagctctctcagtcgctcctcataaggcctgttctccagccccttcaccagctttgttgctcttctctggactcactccagagcctcaacatccttcttgtggtgaggggcccagaactgaacacaggattcgaggagcggtctcaccagggccaagtccagagggagaataacctccctggacctgctggacacAAACTTGAGTTGAAACTCCTCAGCATTGTGCGGTGCAGGGAGGCAGAGAAACAGGTCCCAGGCCCCACAGTGTAGATGGAGCTCCATGGAAATGGGGGCTCTTCATCCACTGCAGCCCCCAGGATGGGCTTCATTGTGGTGGGACCATCACTCTGTGTCACAGACTGGGGATCCTGTCTGGCCAAGTACTCCTGCTTTAAGTATCTGATGACTTCCAGTGGGATGTAGTCCCTTCCTGGCCCCACAGCCCATGTCCCCCTCACAGACTCCCCCGCTCCAGTTACTCCAGCCCTTCCACTGCCTGAGCCCCAAGAGGAACTTCTGGAGGAACCACatcctccagccctgcctgcacccaccCTTGACCCCGTAGCCGTAGGCCAGGCGGGCACTGCTCATCACCTCCTCCATGGGAGCTCCTTCCCCAGGACCAGGCCAGCAGTGCCAAGGGGTTGGGACAATCACCcgctttcctctttctcctccccagcGCCGACCATGGCCACAGTCTTCACCTGCACAACTGGCCCAGCTCCACTCCGGCTGGTTTGCTACATCACTGGCTTCTGCTCATGGCCCATCAGCATTATTCAGCCACAGGATGGCCAGGTTACATCAGCACGGGGCCAGCGTCCAGCCCTAGGGGCAAAAGGAGCCCAGGCATGCAGCCAAGCTCTGGGAACATGGTTGGCctcctctgcaaagcagcaTGGAGCAGAGGGAgttgtctgtgctgtgcagAGCCAGATGTGCCAGCCACAAGTGGCAGTGAGGAGCATTCCTGCCAGGGACAGTGTATGCAGCCCAAGGCCAGGTGGCCCCTCAACCTGTAACAGGGGTAGAAAAGAGGGGTCGGGTCACCTGCACTGCCCTGATTGTCCAGATGCTGCCGTGGCCaggagggacacctcctgcagccactgcaaTGCCCTTActcaccccaaattcccccagCACTCAGCCATGCTAAGGGTGCCTCAGCCTAGCCCAAGGGGGAACCTCAGGGCCCTCCCCAAACCTCAGTGCCACCCCATTGGCTGCCAAGACCACTGGCACCAGTAGAGTTGCCTGGGCAGAGCCATCCTGAGGAGAAGTGTGCAGCCCCATTTCTCACaatcccttccttctcctgccGCATCCTTAGGCGCTGCTGCTGGCAACATGCAGCCCCCTCACCGCcgtctccttctccttcttctttacGTTCTTCTCTCTGGGACATGGGCAGACCTGGAGGGTAAGTCGGAGCTCTGCCACACACCCATCTCCTTCCATGCCTCCATGGGACCCCACAGGTGAAGGGATTCTTGCTCCCCACCTGCTCTGGGCCCTTGCCTTCTCACCCTTCCTTGTCCCCTGGCTCCATGCCTCCTCCCTAGCAGGTGCAGGGGTGAGAGCTGGGGCTGTCAAGGATGCAGGAATCCTAGGGGGCCCTCAGGTCCCTCCAGCCCTGAGGATCCTCAGACCCTCTGCTTTCCCCAGCCCTCTCCTCGCACTCGCATGCCTCCCTGTCAGCTCCTGTCTATTGTAGAGGCCTTCACTGTCCGACTGCTCCAGACCACCACTTTCCAAAACACCTCCTTCGTGGAAACAGAGGGACTGGGCATGCTGGAAGACATCGAACTTGGTTCTCTCGATAAGCACAACTGGGCCATCCGCTTCTACCAACCCTGGGTGCGCCCAGCCCTGCCCCGCAGTGACTGGGAAACCATTGATAACATGATCAAGATCTATTTGCGGAAGTTCCACCACTTGATCAATGAAGGTGCCATGCAGAAGGATGTGCCCTGTGAGTACCCAGCCTTCTCTGTGCCTCCTCTCTGAACAGCATCTGAGAAGTGGGGAAGGACCTGGCAGTGCTAGGCTGCAGAGGAGATGCTGACTGCATCCACAGCAAGGCAGCACCAGCTCCTCATGcaccttctctctcctctttgcctccccAGACCCCTTTGTGGCCCAATGCACTGCGGGCTGTGAACTCTACCCCAACAGGACCTCCCGTGCTTTTGCTTATGTGGGCTACAATGGCCAGGACTTCCTCAGCTTCAACGTGGACAATGCCACTTGGCTCCTCTCCCAAGACACTGACCTGTCACGGTATGTCCAGGCTGTTCTCCAAAACTACACTGCCTTCAGCGAGTTGGTGGACTTCCTCTTTAACGACACCTGTGTTGACGACATGGAGTTGTTACTGCATTATGGGAAGGCAGCTCTGGAGAGACAAGGTGAGACCACTCCAACCCTGGCACAGCAGCCCAAAACTCCCCACACACTGGGGACAAACGGTGCCCTAAAGGTGCCCCACTAGGGCTCCTCTCACCCCTTGGCTCTTGTCCCCCAGTGCCACCCGTGGCCACAGTCTTTGCCCGCacgcccagcccagcccagctcctgctggttTGCCGCGTCACCGGCTTCTACCCACGGCCCATCAACGTGGCCTGGCTGCGGGATGGCCAGGAGGTGCCACCAGGCCCAGAGCTCAACACCAGCGCCATCCTGCCCAACGCCGACCTCACCTACCAGCTCCGCAGCGTCCTGGCTGTGGCCCCACAGGATGGGCACAGCTACGCCTGCCGTGTGCGCCACCGCAGCCTGGGCAGCCGCAGCCTCCTCATCCCATGGGGTAGGTGCCAACCGTGGTGATGGGGCTTCTGAGCCGCCCTGCCCCACAGAATGGAGCAAAGCTGAGAAAGCtcacagcagcctctgcttGTGTTTCTCAGGGAACACCGATGTGGTGCTGATTGCAGGGCTTGGGGCCgggctgctggcagctgtgTCTTTGGCTGCCATCGTGGTGCTGTGGGTATGGAGACGGAGGTGAGGCCCTTTCTGCCCCACAGAGCAGCGGTGGTAGAGGAGTAGATGCTCCAGGGGAGTGCGGCACTTTGGCAGGAAAGCTCCTgttccaccctgcctgctgctggctgtgtcccctggAGCCTTCCATGGAGCATCCATGAGCAccctttcatttcagaaagcatGAGCAGTTGGAATCAGAGTCCAGGAACTCCATCCTGAGCAATGAAGCTTAGCCCAGAAGGGAGCCAGCAACATGTGACTCCTTCCACCAGCCTCAAAGGACAAAAACTCTCCCTTTTCCTGCTGTGACAAAATGCTGGACACTGCTGAATGCAAGATCGTCACCTTGGAAACTGGGCTGGCATGACCTGCTTCTATTTGCTAAGCAGACAAGGATGCAGTCTGAACCTTCTTCACCTGCTACTGGCGATCACCTCTCACCTCATGATATTGCCCCATGCACCCACTGAGGCTCTTCAGGGCACACTAGTGGCCAGAGGCGATGTCCCCCCATCCTCATAGAGTAACACTTTTGTCAGTAGGTGGTAAGCTGGCCCCTTCTCCTTCTACCTTCCAGTGCCCTTTCCTAAAATTTGCCTTTATTAACCCTATTCCAGAAATACTTGTGCTGAGACAGAATTGTTCCATGGAGACAACAGCACCTGGCCACAAACCATTCTGCAAAGTGATGAGTAACACTGGAACTCTAATGTAACTCGGGGGAGTTACAGATATGtgcaaagtgaaataaaaaaatcatgttttctctAAGACCACGTGCCTTTTCTAGGGATTCCCCAagaaacaagtgataggatgagaggaaatggtcgcAAGTtgtgccggggaggtttagattggatactatgaaaaaatcctttactgaaagagcagtgaagcactggcagagactgcccaggacagtggtggagtctccatccctgcaagggttcaaaaaatgtgtagctgtggcacttAAGAACAGGGTTTAGTGGGCACAGTGGGGATAGGCTGATGTTTGGTCAGATGAgcttacaggtcttttccaaccttcacaattctatgattctatgaaaccaccCCTTAAGACTCCTGCCAGCTGGAACGGGCATCCTCTCTACACATCAGGGAGTTGCCACCTAATCTATCGGGGCTGCAGGATGCACACAGACCAGGGAATGACAAAACTGGGGGCAAATAATTTGGTGTACACTATTCTATTTGAGCAATTTGAACCCCCTGGAGAGGTGCAAAAAGtgtgtagctgtggcactttgtgacGTAGTTTAGTGGGCATGGTAGTGTTGgggtaatcacagaatcacagaatcacagaataaccaggttggaagagacccaccggatcatcgagtccaaccgttcctatcaaacactaaaccatatccctcagcacctcatccacccgtgccttaaacacctccagggaaggtgactcaaccacctccctgggcagcctgttccagtgcccaatgaccctttctgtaaagaattttttcctaacgtctagcctaaacctcccctggcggagcttgaggccat from Phaenicophaeus curvirostris isolate KB17595 chromosome 11, BPBGC_Pcur_1.0, whole genome shotgun sequence includes the following:
- the LOC138725133 gene encoding T-cell surface glycoprotein CD1b-3-like, which codes for MQPPHRRLLLLLLYVLLSGTWADLEEAFTVRLLQTTTFQNTSFVETEGLGMLEDIELGSLDKHNWAIRFYQPWVRPALPRSDWETIDNMIKIYLRKFHHLINEGAMQKDVPYPFVAQCTAGCELYPNRTSRAFAYVGYNGQDFLSFNVDNATWLLSQDTDLSRYVQAVLQNYTAFSELVDFLFNDTCVDDMELLLHYGKAALERQVPPVATVFARTPSPAQLLLVCRVTGFYPRPINVAWLRDGQEVPPGPELNTSAILPNADLTYQLRSVLAVAPQDGHSYACRVRHRSLGSRSLLIPWGNTDVVLIAGLGAGLLAAVSLAAIVVLWVWRRRKHEQLESESRNSILSNEA